A portion of the Toxotes jaculatrix isolate fToxJac2 chromosome 16, fToxJac2.pri, whole genome shotgun sequence genome contains these proteins:
- the rgs3a gene encoding regulator of G-protein signaling 3a isoform X3, with translation MFHTMVDFSEKYLERAKDMKNRLAFLRRRNESPGSNPASKLDKSMKSVKPTPEEALKWGDSLDKLLAHKYGLAAFRAFLRTEFSEENLEFWLACEEYKKIKSQSKMASKAKKIFAEYIAIQSCKEVNLDSYTRDHTKDNLQNVTRSCFDLAQRRIYGLMEKDSYPRFLRSELYLDLINQKKPSSTSTSSSS, from the exons ATGTTTCACACTATGGTTGATTTCTCAGAGAAGTACCTGGAAAG GGCCAAAGACATGAAGAATCGGCTGGCTTTCCTGCGGAGGAGGAATGAATCCCCAGGAAGTAACCCAGCCAGCAAGTTAGACAAATCCATGAAGTCAGTCAA GCCCACCCCGGAGGAAGCACTGAAATGGGGGGACTCACTTGACAAGCTGCTGGCTCACAAAT atgGTCTGGCTGCGTTCAGAGCCTTCCTGCGCACAGAGTTCAGCGAAGAGAATCTGGAATTCTGGCTAGCATGTGAGGAATACAAGAAGATCAAGTCGCAGTCCAAGATGGCCTCAAAAGCCAAGAAAATCTTTGCAGAATACATCGCCATCCAGTCTTGTAAAGAG gtAAATCTGGATTCGTACACCAGAGATCACACTAAGGACAACCTGCAGAATGTGACACGCTCCTGCTTTGACCTAGCACAGAGGCGGATATACGGGCTGATGGAAAAGGACTCATATCCCCGCTTCCTCCGCTCAGAACTCTACTTGGACttaatcaaccaaaaaaagcCCAGCTCCACCTCGACTTCGTCTTCATCATAA